From the Streptococcus oralis ATCC 35037 genome, one window contains:
- a CDS encoding immunity 22 family protein has protein sequence MKQKVSLWLGNFASQEEFQEYFKISYKEDGDSVSSEFETDFHLSYYDRDLVEKDWVDVSENNIDVLLEGFSYDEEIIMQFPKISSTYNTIVLIYDFDYSKEELKVSNNGSGTLEFIGIAEYDYQA, from the coding sequence ATGAAACAAAAAGTATCGTTATGGCTTGGTAATTTTGCCAGTCAAGAAGAATTTCAAGAATACTTCAAAATTTCATATAAAGAGGATGGGGATAGCGTTTCTTCAGAATTTGAGACAGACTTTCATTTGTCGTACTACGATAGAGATTTAGTTGAAAAAGATTGGGTTGATGTTTCTGAAAATAATATTGATGTTTTGCTTGAAGGTTTCTCATACGATGAAGAGATTATTATGCAGTTTCCTAAAATATCATCAACCTATAATACAATTGTTTTGATTTATGATTTTGATTATTCTAAAGAAGAATTAAAAGTAAGTAACAATGGTTCTGGGACATTAGAGTTTATTGGTATCGCAGAATACGATTACCAAGCGTAG
- a CDS encoding HNH endonuclease: MTFEIASLFVGPAAVGKMAKGTKLGAKAAEMIQLAKNSTKAKILANVEKWSSKVDNILAKSNNVIGKFGEKLLDTRIPVGIRKEAVAFAGGMGTMPAFSVESKTLRDVMHFSTKHADDVAKVAEKPFDKERLLQNLKESQLARESSNFKEYVAKEKDFFEGIAKNKRFEAFGKGELSFDDVLSDYVSEYTKLVDGNTTWNWNKDIRERANLTGAQRRLIKNESIRHGLLPKVAVRQVEGLRYGYADFKGAGLVQETVQLPKELWKKTDRDQFKWLNEKIGGFREGMTWHHTEVPGKMELVPFGIHNIVPHNGGRTIGHWADAIR; this comes from the coding sequence TTGACCTTTGAGATTGCCAGTCTTTTTGTCGGTCCAGCAGCTGTAGGTAAGATGGCTAAGGGTACGAAGCTCGGAGCTAAGGCAGCTGAGATGATTCAGTTAGCCAAGAACAGTACCAAGGCAAAAATCCTCGCAAATGTTGAAAAATGGAGTTCAAAGGTTGACAATATCCTAGCGAAGAGCAATAATGTCATTGGAAAATTTGGGGAGAAATTATTAGACACTCGAATCCCAGTCGGCATTCGTAAAGAGGCAGTTGCCTTTGCGGGAGGTATGGGAACCATGCCTGCCTTCAGCGTTGAGAGTAAGACTCTGCGTGATGTGATGCACTTCTCCACCAAACATGCGGATGATGTGGCGAAAGTAGCAGAGAAGCCCTTTGATAAAGAACGATTACTTCAGAATCTTAAAGAGAGCCAACTGGCGAGAGAATCGTCAAACTTTAAAGAGTATGTGGCTAAAGAAAAGGACTTCTTTGAAGGCATTGCTAAAAATAAGAGATTTGAAGCATTTGGAAAAGGAGAATTATCCTTTGATGATGTCTTATCAGACTATGTATCTGAATATACAAAGTTAGTAGACGGTAATACAACATGGAATTGGAATAAAGATATTAGAGAGAGGGCTAATCTTACAGGTGCTCAAAGACGCTTGATAAAGAATGAGTCAATTAGACATGGTCTGCTACCGAAAGTCGCAGTTCGACAAGTTGAAGGGCTTAGATATGGCTACGCAGATTTTAAAGGTGCAGGTTTGGTTCAAGAGACAGTACAATTACCAAAAGAATTATGGAAGAAGACTGATAGAGATCAATTTAAGTGGTTAAATGAAAAGATCGGTGGATTTAGAGAAGGGATGACTTGGCATCACACAGAAGTTCCAGGTAAAATGGAGTTAGTTCCATTTGGTATCCATAATATAGTTCCACACAATGGAGGACGTACTATAGGTCATTGGGCCGACGCTATAAGATAA
- a CDS encoding SMI1/KNR4 family protein: MEYKNTIITPLPDEQLLNEEEKIWRVSLPASAKEFFKQYSGLIPKKNIFSGKLPQDQERIIERFLCILHDTQNHTLGMYDIDVILTQLDERLLYSEDILGVELLPVAALFGGDFVCLDYSQRRENPSVCIWHHESSYELNPSTTFITDTFEEFLGMLYSEDDIANS, encoded by the coding sequence ATGGAATATAAAAATACGATAATAACACCATTACCTGACGAACAGTTACTGAATGAAGAAGAAAAGATATGGAGGGTTTCACTCCCAGCATCTGCTAAGGAATTTTTTAAACAATATAGTGGGTTGATTCCTAAGAAGAATATCTTTAGCGGAAAGTTACCTCAAGATCAGGAACGTATAATAGAACGTTTTTTATGTATTTTACATGATACTCAAAATCATACTTTGGGTATGTATGATATAGATGTAATTCTAACGCAATTAGATGAACGCTTACTGTATTCTGAAGATATTTTAGGAGTAGAATTACTACCTGTAGCGGCTTTATTTGGCGGAGACTTTGTTTGCTTAGATTATAGTCAGAGAAGGGAGAATCCTAGTGTGTGCATATGGCATCATGAATCTTCTTATGAACTTAATCCATCCACAACTTTTATCACGGATACATTTGAAGAGTTTTTAGGAATGCTATATTCTGAAGATGATATTGCAAATAGCTAG
- a CDS encoding SAP domain-containing protein, which translates to MIESRPEFDKIASFDEFNKYYWYRDELSKICKSLGLEYRGTKQELNDIIEQYFKGNLIKKSSIKRNKKRVEVLTLNTPLLECGFSFNAYFREYFSTLTEVSPFKFTADMATAWRKVKSDNDLSFTIQDMLKVYYGNSDYTKYDHSICQWNQFLKDFCADENSHNYSNKLKVASILWKEVRNSSNEKIYSKNLLTEYADKINEYGK; encoded by the coding sequence TTGATAGAGAGTAGACCTGAGTTTGATAAAATCGCATCCTTTGATGAGTTTAATAAATATTACTGGTACCGTGATGAACTTTCAAAGATATGCAAGTCATTAGGACTTGAATATAGAGGTACAAAACAGGAACTTAATGATATAATTGAGCAGTACTTTAAGGGGAATTTGATTAAAAAATCATCAATAAAAAGGAATAAGAAACGAGTAGAAGTCCTCACCTTAAATACTCCCTTACTTGAATGTGGATTCTCTTTTAATGCATACTTTAGAGAATATTTCTCAACTTTAACAGAAGTTTCACCGTTTAAATTTACTGCTGATATGGCTACTGCTTGGAGAAAAGTAAAAAGCGACAATGATTTGAGTTTCACAATACAGGATATGCTAAAAGTTTATTATGGAAATTCAGATTATACCAAGTATGATCATTCAATTTGTCAATGGAACCAATTTCTAAAGGATTTCTGTGCAGACGAAAATAGTCACAATTACTCGAATAAACTAAAAGTAGCTTCTATTCTTTGGAAAGAAGTTAGAAATTCAAGTAATGAAAAAATATATTCAAAAAATCTTTTGACTGAATATGCTGATAAAATAAACGAGTATGGCAAGTAG
- a CDS encoding ADP-ribosylglycohydrolase family protein → MLGAIVGDIVGSVYEWNNIKTKDFPLFRENCFFTDDTVMTCAVAEAVMIGGRKDDFIDAMKKYGRMYPDAGYGTRFSSWIDSDNREPYYSFGNGSAMRVSPCAWLMDCGFCARTGMTPSTRKLARLSAEVTHNHLEGIKGAMATTDAIFLCRYYFGGYCGDYEQPINDNPTECKRQIKDYIEQEYGYNLSQTLDEIRPNYRFNETCQDTVPQAIIAFLESRDFEDAIRNAISLGGDSDTLAAITGSIAEAAYGIPDWIKEQAYSYLDEPLKNVIERWELYIAGK, encoded by the coding sequence ATGCTAGGAGCAATAGTTGGAGATATTGTAGGTTCAGTTTATGAATGGAACAATATCAAAACGAAAGACTTTCCATTATTTCGTGAGAATTGTTTTTTCACTGATGATACGGTCATGACCTGCGCTGTTGCTGAGGCTGTTATGATTGGTGGTCGGAAAGATGACTTTATTGATGCCATGAAAAAGTACGGCAGAATGTACCCCGATGCGGGCTATGGTACTCGGTTTAGTAGTTGGATCGATAGTGACAATCGTGAACCTTACTATAGCTTTGGAAATGGTTCTGCTATGCGTGTTTCTCCCTGTGCTTGGCTTATGGACTGTGGCTTTTGTGCAAGAACGGGTATGACACCATCAACTAGAAAGCTTGCACGACTTTCAGCAGAAGTCACCCATAATCATCTAGAAGGTATCAAAGGAGCCATGGCGACAACTGATGCTATCTTTCTGTGTCGTTATTACTTTGGAGGTTATTGCGGAGATTATGAGCAACCAATCAATGACAATCCTACAGAGTGCAAAAGACAGATCAAGGATTATATTGAGCAGGAATACGGCTACAATCTATCTCAAACTCTAGATGAAATCCGTCCTAACTATCGTTTCAATGAAACCTGCCAGGATACTGTACCCCAGGCCATTATTGCATTTCTAGAAAGCAGAGACTTCGAAGATGCTATAAGGAATGCCATCTCCCTAGGTGGCGATAGTGATACTCTTGCTGCAATTACTGGGAGCATAGCTGAGGCGGCATATGGTATTCCGGACTGGATCAAGGAACAGGCCTATTCCTATCTAGACGAGCCTTTAAAGAATGTCATTGAACGATGGGAGCTTTACATAGCAGGAAAATGA
- a CDS encoding DUF7668 domain-containing protein: MELLDKHKKEKVIDVITNILTAIHLKKYEDIMNYVDESEIDDLNEFFGYVEKTLELNDFDTIDEYGVECHFNPPYEYSQLEIYDYDDQTGFAVDYDLTSNSELVDMVLQAEFLYTDNGYTVRFLNVDPG; this comes from the coding sequence ATGGAATTACTTGATAAGCATAAAAAAGAAAAAGTGATAGACGTTATCACAAATATTTTAACCGCTATTCACCTGAAAAAATACGAAGACATTATGAATTATGTCGACGAATCAGAGATTGACGATTTAAATGAATTTTTTGGTTATGTTGAAAAGACATTAGAATTAAATGATTTTGATACGATTGATGAGTATGGTGTGGAATGTCATTTCAATCCGCCTTATGAGTATTCTCAATTGGAGATTTATGATTATGATGACCAGACTGGGTTTGCTGTTGATTATGATTTGACTTCAAATTCTGAATTAGTAGATATGGTGTTGCAAGCAGAGTTTCTATATACCGATAATGGCTATACAGTAAGATTTCTTAATGTCGATCCTGGTTAG